In a single window of the Niabella ginsenosidivorans genome:
- a CDS encoding LacI family DNA-binding transcriptional regulator, which yields MAHSKITIKELAEKMQLSISTISRALHDHPSIGKKTTNEVKKLAKKLGYFPNSIASNLRRNKTQTIGVIAPRIDIYFHSHVISGIEEVAYKTGYNVTIFQSHDSLEREIKITQILQSKMVDGVIACIGLETTDCSHFAKFDELNVPLVFYDRVSKHFDVSKVVIDDFEAAFKATKHLIQLGRRNIFHIAGPQSADIFKARQEGYKAALIKYNIAVNHKMIRHTAELSYEEGAGCAKKILASGMIPDGIFCSNDYTAIDAIQVFKKAGYQIPNDIAVVGFSNYPISKILDPTLTTIDDRAFEMGQAAGKLIIRQIEDPDHTIATETIVIKTNLVVRDSTTIDSAGA from the coding sequence ATGGCGCATTCAAAAATTACGATCAAAGAACTGGCAGAGAAAATGCAGTTGTCCATTTCCACCATTTCCAGGGCGCTGCATGACCATCCCAGTATTGGAAAAAAGACAACGAACGAGGTAAAAAAACTGGCTAAAAAACTGGGCTATTTTCCCAATTCCATTGCGTCCAATCTAAGACGTAACAAAACCCAAACGATCGGCGTAATTGCCCCGCGCATTGATATCTATTTCCACTCACATGTGATCAGCGGCATTGAAGAAGTGGCGTATAAAACGGGATATAATGTAACTATATTTCAATCGCACGACTCACTGGAACGCGAAATTAAGATCACACAGATCCTTCAGTCGAAAATGGTGGACGGGGTCATTGCCTGCATAGGTCTTGAAACAACCGACTGCTCTCATTTTGCCAAGTTTGACGAGCTGAATGTACCGCTGGTTTTCTATGACCGGGTAAGCAAGCACTTTGATGTGAGCAAAGTTGTTATTGACGATTTCGAAGCTGCATTTAAAGCAACGAAACATTTAATTCAGCTGGGACGCAGGAACATCTTTCATATTGCAGGACCGCAGTCTGCTGATATATTTAAAGCACGACAGGAAGGATATAAGGCCGCTTTAATCAAATACAATATAGCGGTCAACCACAAAATGATCCGCCATACCGCTGAGCTCAGCTATGAGGAAGGGGCCGGCTGTGCAAAGAAGATCCTCGCTTCAGGAATGATCCCGGATGGAATATTCTGCTCAAATGACTATACAGCCATTGACGCCATTCAGGTATTTAAAAAAGCAGGGTATCAGATTCCCAATGATATAGCCGTAGTAGGTTTCAGTAATTATCCCATCTCAAAGATACTGGATCCTACCCTTACCACTATTGACGACCGGGCATTTGAAATGGGCCAGGCAGCTGGCAAATTAATCATCCGCCAGATAGAGGATCCGGATCATACCATTGCAACCGAAACCATTGTTATTAAAACCAACCTTGTGGTCAGGGATTCAACTACTATTGATTCTGCCGGCGCTTAG
- a CDS encoding acylphosphatase, with protein MKIKKIIITGKVQGVFFRRSAKEQADIMGILGSAENMPDGSVLIYAVGDEVPLQRFIDWCKRGPAGAKVENVTITDVPETREYRWFEILG; from the coding sequence ATGAAAATAAAAAAAATAATCATTACCGGAAAAGTGCAGGGTGTTTTCTTCAGGAGATCAGCAAAAGAGCAGGCAGATATTATGGGCATCCTGGGATCAGCGGAAAATATGCCCGACGGCTCTGTTCTAATCTACGCCGTTGGAGATGAAGTGCCTTTACAACGCTTTATTGACTGGTGCAAACGGGGGCCTGCCGGTGCTAAGGTTGAGAATGTTACCATAACGGATGTACCAGAAACCAGAGAGTACCGGTGGTTCGAGATATTGGGGTAG
- a CDS encoding GAF domain-containing protein, producing MAEDLSINKGTREEQYQSLLPQISAIIEGEPDLIANLSNITAALKEQFNWWWVGFYLVKNDELVLGPFQGPVACTRIKKGRGVCGTAWLKATTLIVPDVQKFPGHIACSSVSKSEIVVPVIHNNVVVAVLDADSEHPDHFDATDQKYLEQLTGTIVFNAPSV from the coding sequence ATGGCCGAAGATCTTTCTATAAACAAGGGAACCAGGGAAGAGCAATATCAGTCCCTGCTGCCTCAGATCAGCGCAATCATTGAAGGTGAACCGGATCTGATTGCCAACCTGTCCAATATTACTGCGGCATTGAAAGAGCAGTTCAACTGGTGGTGGGTAGGTTTTTACCTGGTAAAAAATGATGAGCTTGTATTAGGCCCTTTTCAGGGACCTGTTGCCTGTACCCGGATCAAAAAAGGACGCGGCGTCTGTGGTACGGCATGGCTAAAAGCCACAACACTTATTGTGCCCGACGTTCAGAAGTTTCCCGGGCATATTGCCTGCAGCAGTGTTTCAAAATCAGAAATCGTTGTTCCTGTTATTCATAACAATGTTGTTGTAGCGGTTCTGGATGCGGACAGCGAGCACCCGGATCATTTTGATGCAACAGATCAAAAATACCTGGAACAACTGACCGGTACTATCGTTTTTAACGCACCCTCCGTTTAG
- a CDS encoding DUF1572 family protein, whose amino-acid sequence MNGTIFLKSAIRQFKDYKLLAEKTFAQLKDEDFYHHPDSANNTLAVNITHLHGNMLSRWTRFLTEDGEKEWRRRDEEFEEQELDRKKLMQLWEEGWACLLNALAALKPDDLDQTIYIRTQPHTVIEAIHRQLTHYAYHVGQIVFIGKQIKGAQWQSLSISRGGSAAYNQQLKSDQQ is encoded by the coding sequence ATGAACGGAACAATATTTTTAAAAAGCGCGATCCGGCAATTCAAAGATTATAAATTGCTGGCCGAAAAAACATTTGCCCAATTAAAGGATGAGGATTTTTACCATCATCCGGATAGCGCAAATAATACCCTGGCTGTTAACATCACCCATTTACACGGGAACATGCTCAGCCGCTGGACCCGTTTTTTAACAGAAGACGGGGAAAAGGAATGGCGCAGGCGCGATGAGGAGTTTGAGGAACAGGAGCTGGATCGTAAAAAGCTTATGCAGCTTTGGGAAGAAGGCTGGGCCTGTTTATTAAACGCATTGGCTGCCCTGAAGCCGGATGATCTTGATCAAACCATTTACATCCGCACACAGCCACATACCGTTATTGAAGCAATACACCGCCAGTTGACCCATTATGCCTATCATGTAGGCCAGATAGTATTTATTGGCAAACAGATAAAAGGAGCACAATGGCAGAGCCTGTCTATTTCCAGAGGCGGCTCTGCAGCTTATAACCAGCAATTAAAATCAGATCAGCAATAA
- the ggt gene encoding gamma-glutamyltransferase yields the protein MLKSAFCYFFAALVLLPPAVRSVAQGTVNAYNYSSDKNITAGKGAVVSAHPLASHAGLEMLKKGGNAVDAAIATQWALAVVYPGAGNIGGGGFMVARLAGNKTIALDYREMAPGKAHRDMYLDSAGNAIAEKSLNGHLSGGVPGTVAGLFAAHQYARLPMKVLIQPAIDLAEHGFVITANEARGLNNNQDDFKKYSTLPSAFVKEAGWKAGDTLIQRDLAQTLMRIRDKGQKGFYEGKTAALIVDEMKRGNGLISLEDLKNYKAKFRKPLEFDYKGYHIIGMPMPSSGGLLTNQLLKMIEPFDIGAMGFETSSSVQLMVEAERRAYADRAKYMGDDDFIKVPVDALRSDRYLKYRMKDYVPDRAGSSKITRPGILPGYESEETTHLSVLDKEGNAVAVTTTLNNTYGSRTVIGGAGFILNDEMDDFSAKPGSPNLYGALGGKANAIAPGKRMLSAMSPTVVLKNNKPFLVLGTPGGTTIPTSVFQTLVDILDFKMTTSDAVNQPKFHHQWLPDRIDIEKGFPEETAEGLKKMGYTLYQRGQIGRTEVIKVLPDGKLEAVADHRGDDGAAGW from the coding sequence ATGCTTAAATCAGCTTTCTGTTATTTTTTTGCTGCGCTGGTGCTGTTGCCACCTGCAGTACGATCTGTGGCCCAGGGAACCGTAAATGCCTACAATTATTCCAGTGACAAAAATATTACAGCCGGCAAAGGCGCTGTTGTTTCTGCACATCCGCTTGCCAGCCATGCAGGACTTGAAATGCTGAAAAAGGGCGGAAACGCCGTAGATGCAGCCATTGCCACGCAATGGGCTTTGGCAGTGGTATACCCCGGTGCGGGCAATATCGGGGGTGGCGGATTTATGGTTGCCCGGCTGGCCGGTAATAAAACAATTGCACTGGATTACCGGGAAATGGCGCCCGGCAAGGCACACAGGGATATGTACCTGGATAGCGCCGGTAATGCCATTGCAGAAAAAAGCCTCAATGGGCATTTATCCGGTGGTGTGCCCGGAACCGTTGCCGGCTTATTTGCCGCACATCAGTATGCACGGCTTCCAATGAAGGTGCTGATCCAGCCGGCAATTGATCTTGCAGAGCACGGGTTTGTGATCACTGCAAACGAAGCGCGCGGTCTGAACAATAATCAGGACGATTTCAAAAAATACAGTACCCTGCCGTCGGCCTTTGTAAAAGAGGCCGGATGGAAAGCAGGAGACACACTTATTCAAAGGGATCTGGCTCAAACCTTAATGCGCATCCGTGATAAAGGGCAAAAAGGGTTTTATGAAGGAAAAACCGCTGCGCTGATTGTTGACGAAATGAAAAGGGGAAACGGGCTCATATCGCTGGAAGACCTGAAAAACTATAAGGCAAAATTCCGCAAACCACTGGAATTTGATTATAAAGGGTATCATATCATTGGCATGCCCATGCCCAGCAGCGGGGGCCTGCTCACTAACCAGCTACTGAAAATGATTGAGCCTTTTGATATTGGTGCCATGGGCTTTGAGACTTCCTCATCCGTTCAGCTGATGGTGGAAGCAGAGCGGCGTGCTTATGCCGACCGTGCCAAATACATGGGGGATGACGATTTTATAAAGGTTCCGGTAGATGCCCTGAGGAGCGACCGGTACTTAAAGTACCGGATGAAAGATTATGTTCCGGACAGGGCCGGCAGCAGTAAGATCACCCGGCCGGGTATACTGCCGGGGTATGAAAGTGAAGAAACCACGCACCTGAGCGTTTTGGATAAAGAAGGAAACGCAGTAGCCGTTACCACCACATTAAATAATACGTATGGAAGCAGAACCGTTATCGGCGGCGCAGGATTTATTCTAAATGATGAAATGGACGATTTCAGCGCCAAGCCCGGTTCTCCCAACCTTTATGGGGCCCTGGGCGGTAAGGCCAACGCTATTGCCCCCGGGAAGCGGATGCTGAGCGCTATGTCTCCTACTGTTGTACTAAAGAACAATAAACCTTTTTTAGTATTGGGCACGCCAGGCGGTACTACCATCCCCACCTCCGTTTTCCAGACCCTGGTGGATATACTGGACTTTAAAATGACCACCAGTGACGCGGTGAATCAACCCAAGTTCCATCATCAATGGCTGCCGGACAGGATTGATATTGAAAAAGGATTCCCGGAAGAAACGGCAGAAGGATTAAAAAAAATGGGATACACTTTATATCAAAGAGGGCAGATCGGCAGAACGGAAGTGATCAAAGTGCTGCCCGACGGGAAACTGGAGGCAGTAGCCGACCACAGGGGCGACGATGGTGCTGCGGGATGGTAG
- a CDS encoding PIG-L family deacetylase yields the protein MKRWIFSCLVLCISSIGKAQAPRQMTGAAILQGIHRLNVLGSVLYLAAHPDDENTRLIACLANEKQYRTGYLSLTRGDGGQNLIGNEQGVALGLIRTQELLAARRIDGGEQFFTRAFDFGFSKNPEETFHIWNRNLVLSDVVWVIRKFQPDIIITRFPTTGEGGHGHHTASAILAREAFKMAADPNRFPEQLKYVQPWQAKRLLWNTFNFGGLNTTGPGQFKMDAGGFNAALGKSYGEIAALSRSQHKSQGFGSMATRGRNWEYFKTISGSAPVNELMDGIDLTWNRIGPEGKNIEAAVTKIENDFSVDHPAASISALVHLYQQISGLPDSYWKQEKKEEVQELIRQCGGLFIKAASRTQKVLQGSTVTVDASIINRSPGTVLLKSIELNGKTIPVNKKLEPDVDFTQSIVLNIPENAPLTQPYWLKEPMAPANYTVTDQQEIGNPDVTPAYTAVFNVSLNGTDLSFRQPVQYNFADPVKGELYEPMIIVPKATVQLSPKIVLFNRNKETTKSLRLDLLSTDLKPDQLSYGLTGLPENAAKAVADTGQGVLIPVSNRLLTKEVTTVSGFAQDKEGHRYDKTLQSIRYDHIPYVNYFFSDSVKLLNIDLKTAGKKIGYIPGAGDKVPEVLSAMGYEVVLLDRNRIATADLSALDAIISGVRAYNVNDWLNDAYGKLMTYVKNGGNLIVQYNTNNNIGPVKAKIGPYNFSISRNRITDEKAAVTFIDPKAAVLNYPNKITQKDFEGWVQERSTYHGADWDKELKPVLSMHDPGEPDNSGALLTGKYGKGYFTYSGIAFFRQLPAGVPGAIRLFANIIALNSQSTITTNDR from the coding sequence ATGAAGAGATGGATTTTTAGTTGCCTGGTCCTTTGCATCAGCAGTATTGGGAAAGCACAGGCTCCGCGTCAGATGACCGGTGCAGCAATACTACAGGGCATTCACCGGTTAAATGTTCTGGGTTCTGTGCTGTACCTGGCTGCACATCCTGATGATGAGAACACAAGGTTGATCGCCTGCCTGGCAAACGAAAAGCAATACCGTACCGGCTATTTATCATTGACAAGGGGCGATGGCGGTCAAAACCTCATCGGCAATGAGCAGGGCGTGGCGCTTGGCCTGATCCGCACACAGGAATTATTGGCGGCACGCAGGATTGATGGCGGAGAGCAGTTCTTTACACGCGCTTTCGATTTCGGTTTTTCAAAGAACCCTGAAGAAACCTTTCATATATGGAACCGCAACCTGGTGCTGAGCGATGTGGTTTGGGTGATCCGGAAATTTCAGCCGGATATTATCATTACGCGTTTTCCCACAACGGGTGAGGGCGGCCATGGTCATCATACCGCTTCCGCGATCCTTGCCCGTGAAGCCTTTAAAATGGCCGCTGATCCCAACCGCTTTCCGGAGCAACTGAAATATGTGCAGCCCTGGCAGGCAAAGCGCCTTTTATGGAACACTTTCAATTTTGGCGGTTTGAACACTACCGGCCCCGGGCAGTTTAAAATGGATGCGGGGGGCTTTAATGCGGCACTGGGAAAAAGCTATGGAGAAATTGCGGCACTGAGCAGAAGCCAGCACAAAAGCCAGGGATTTGGCTCCATGGCAACAAGAGGCCGGAACTGGGAATATTTTAAAACGATCAGCGGAAGTGCGCCTGTTAATGAGCTGATGGATGGGATCGACCTTACCTGGAACAGGATAGGCCCTGAAGGCAAAAATATAGAAGCCGCAGTAACTAAAATTGAAAATGATTTTTCAGTAGATCATCCTGCTGCTTCTATTTCTGCATTGGTGCATCTATACCAGCAGATCAGCGGATTGCCGGATTCCTATTGGAAACAGGAGAAAAAAGAGGAAGTGCAGGAGCTGATCCGGCAATGCGGCGGGCTTTTTATAAAAGCAGCCAGCCGAACGCAAAAGGTTTTACAGGGGAGCACTGTAACGGTGGATGCTTCGATCATTAACCGTTCCCCGGGCACTGTACTGTTGAAAAGCATTGAGCTCAATGGTAAAACCATACCGGTTAACAAAAAACTGGAGCCGGATGTTGATTTTACACAGTCCATTGTTCTTAACATACCAGAAAACGCCCCGCTTACCCAGCCTTACTGGCTGAAGGAACCAATGGCACCTGCTAATTATACGGTAACGGATCAGCAGGAAATAGGCAACCCCGATGTAACGCCGGCTTATACTGCGGTTTTCAATGTATCGCTCAACGGAACGGATCTTTCTTTTAGGCAGCCGGTGCAGTATAATTTTGCAGATCCGGTAAAAGGAGAATTGTATGAACCGATGATTATTGTGCCCAAAGCTACTGTACAGCTTTCGCCAAAAATTGTATTGTTCAACCGGAATAAAGAAACAACAAAGAGCCTGCGGTTAGACCTTCTTTCAACTGATTTGAAACCGGATCAGCTTTCCTATGGGTTAACCGGCCTGCCGGAAAATGCTGCTAAGGCAGTTGCAGATACCGGCCAGGGTGTTTTGATCCCTGTTTCCAACAGGCTGCTGACAAAAGAAGTAACAACGGTCAGCGGCTTTGCACAGGATAAAGAGGGCCACCGGTATGATAAAACCTTGCAGTCGATCCGCTATGATCATATTCCCTATGTCAATTATTTTTTCAGTGATTCTGTAAAATTGCTGAATATTGACCTGAAGACCGCAGGAAAGAAAATAGGCTATATCCCGGGCGCGGGCGATAAAGTGCCGGAAGTATTATCAGCAATGGGGTATGAAGTAGTGTTGCTGGACCGGAACAGGATAGCAACGGCCGATCTTTCGGCGCTGGATGCAATCATAAGCGGTGTGCGTGCCTATAATGTGAACGACTGGCTGAACGATGCCTATGGTAAGCTGATGACCTATGTAAAGAATGGAGGCAATCTCATCGTGCAATACAATACCAATAATAACATCGGACCGGTAAAGGCAAAGATCGGCCCCTATAATTTTTCTATTTCGAGGAACCGGATCACGGATGAAAAAGCAGCGGTAACCTTTATTGACCCGAAAGCAGCTGTATTAAACTATCCGAATAAAATTACACAAAAGGATTTTGAAGGCTGGGTGCAGGAGCGGAGTACCTACCATGGCGCTGATTGGGATAAAGAACTGAAACCGGTTCTTTCCATGCATGACCCGGGTGAACCGGATAATTCAGGTGCCTTACTGACCGGCAAATACGGGAAGGGCTATTTTACCTATTCCGGTATTGCGTTTTTCAGGCAATTGCCCGCAGGCGTGCCTGGCGCCATTCGGTTATTTGCAAATATTATTGCCCTAAATTCGCAGTCAACAATAACAACAAATGACAGATAA
- a CDS encoding sodium:solute symporter family transporter — MKPLDWIVLIVTLACIILYGVYKSRTSRNLDGYFLSDRNLPWYLILLSIMGTQASAITFLAAPGQAYTDGMRFVQYYFGLPVAAIIICISFVPVFSKLRVFTAYEYLENRFDLKTRTFTSFLFLMQRGLSTGISIYAPSIILSVLLGWNIYLTNLFMGGLLIIYTVTGGAKAVAYTQTFQFLIIMGAMFTAAYFIVKDLPEGIGFSDALQVGGKLGKMNIITSGFTKNGRFDWGDRYNIFSGIIGGFFLALSYFGTDQSQVGRYLTAKSLKESRLGLLMNGLVKVPMQFLILLIGVLVFAFYQFNKAPAFFNDFEIKRLEQSVYKDSLQQLQHRMDVLQQQKEQALALYPHEQQHAFEQLNRLQRETASVRTAIKGLVKQNGGTDNDTNYIFLRFVVDYLPAGLVGLIIAIIFLASWGSIAAALNSLASCTMIDFHKQFISKENNEAKDYKTSQRYTLWWGLFCIAVAMFVTSWGSSLIEVVNILGSLFYGTILGIFLVAFYSKIIKGNAVFWSALVAELIVILLFFLSEYGVIQLGFLWLNAIGALLVWSIAYLLQWIQPARAQNV; from the coding sequence ATGAAACCGTTAGACTGGATCGTACTGATAGTAACCCTGGCCTGCATTATCCTTTACGGGGTATATAAAAGCCGTACTTCCCGTAACCTCGACGGATATTTTCTTTCTGACAGGAATTTACCCTGGTACCTGATCCTTTTAAGCATTATGGGCACCCAGGCCAGCGCTATTACTTTTTTAGCAGCGCCCGGGCAGGCCTATACAGACGGTATGCGGTTTGTACAATATTACTTTGGATTGCCGGTTGCCGCAATCATCATCTGTATTTCCTTTGTGCCTGTTTTCAGCAAGCTGAGGGTATTTACTGCGTATGAATACCTGGAGAACCGGTTTGATCTTAAAACAAGGACTTTTACTTCCTTCCTTTTTTTAATGCAGCGCGGGCTTTCAACAGGCATCAGTATTTATGCGCCATCTATTATCCTGTCTGTATTATTGGGATGGAACATTTATCTGACAAACCTGTTCATGGGAGGCTTGCTGATCATCTATACCGTAACCGGCGGGGCAAAGGCGGTAGCCTATACACAAACCTTCCAGTTCCTGATTATCATGGGAGCTATGTTTACAGCAGCATATTTTATTGTAAAAGACCTTCCGGAAGGCATCGGCTTTTCAGACGCCTTGCAGGTTGGTGGCAAGCTGGGTAAAATGAATATTATTACCAGCGGATTTACAAAAAATGGCCGTTTTGACTGGGGCGACCGGTATAATATTTTCAGCGGCATTATAGGCGGCTTTTTCCTGGCGCTTTCCTATTTTGGAACCGATCAGTCGCAGGTAGGCCGTTACCTTACGGCAAAAAGTTTAAAAGAAAGCCGCTTAGGATTGCTGATGAACGGGCTGGTAAAGGTTCCGATGCAGTTCCTGATTTTACTGATCGGTGTGCTGGTTTTTGCATTTTACCAGTTTAATAAAGCTCCGGCTTTTTTCAACGATTTTGAAATAAAGCGCCTGGAGCAATCTGTTTATAAAGACTCGTTGCAGCAGTTGCAGCACCGGATGGATGTACTGCAGCAGCAAAAAGAACAGGCGCTGGCATTGTACCCGCATGAGCAGCAGCATGCTTTTGAGCAATTGAACCGGCTGCAGCGGGAAACAGCGTCTGTTCGCACCGCTATCAAAGGCCTGGTAAAACAGAATGGCGGTACTGATAATGATACCAATTATATTTTTCTGCGTTTTGTAGTGGATTATTTGCCGGCCGGCCTGGTGGGGCTGATCATTGCCATTATTTTCCTTGCGAGCTGGGGCAGTATTGCCGCTGCTTTGAATTCACTGGCATCCTGTACCATGATCGATTTTCATAAGCAGTTTATCTCAAAGGAAAATAATGAGGCAAAGGATTACAAAACCTCCCAGCGCTATACCCTCTGGTGGGGACTGTTTTGCATAGCGGTAGCCATGTTTGTAACCAGCTGGGGCAGCAGCCTGATTGAAGTGGTGAACATACTGGGCTCTCTTTTCTATGGTACCATACTGGGCATTTTCCTGGTGGCCTTTTATTCAAAAATAATAAAGGGAAATGCCGTGTTCTGGTCGGCCCTGGTTGCCGAGCTGATCGTGATCTTACTATTCTTCCTGAGCGAATATGGAGTGATCCAGCTGGGTTTTCTCTGGCTGAACGCTATAGGGGCCTTGCTGGTATGGAGCATTGCTTATTTGTTACAATGGATACAGCCGGCGAGAGCTCAAAATGTTTAG
- a CDS encoding ATP-binding protein yields MPAALKENEHTEFKSGFGDAAIETLSAFANAKGVKVYIGVNDRGRPVKGFTIGEETFQKWINEVKVKTQPSIIPDVDLVVMDGIKVGVLSVKEFPVKPVAFKGRYLKRVNNANHRLSLSEIAEMHLRSFNTSWDSYINPERSIGTLSLNKVNRFIADCNKGRQYLITDDPLTVLNKYELIKGTQVTNAGFLMFAQGDVFQAAIELGRFSTPTSIKDGLTIRADLFSEVDNVLDFIRKHINKSYIIAGDPRREERWQYPMDALREIVINMIVHRDYMDPGDSSVKIYDDFIEFFNPGRLPDNITVEQLLSGDYSSWARNKKIAATFKEAQLMEKYGSGIKKIKDGFVSYGLKTPVFENFQHGFRVIAYATPGGGGVSGGVNDLLDLIGKTPGKKCHFL; encoded by the coding sequence ATGCCTGCTGCACTGAAAGAAAACGAACATACTGAGTTTAAAAGTGGCTTTGGCGATGCCGCCATTGAAACGCTCTCAGCCTTTGCTAATGCAAAGGGGGTAAAGGTATATATTGGAGTAAATGACAGGGGCAGGCCGGTGAAAGGTTTTACCATTGGCGAGGAAACATTTCAAAAATGGATCAACGAGGTTAAGGTAAAAACACAGCCCAGTATTATACCGGATGTAGACCTGGTGGTGATGGATGGTATTAAAGTAGGCGTTTTATCTGTTAAAGAATTTCCCGTAAAACCGGTAGCCTTTAAAGGCCGCTATTTGAAGCGGGTAAATAATGCCAATCATCGGTTATCTCTTTCTGAAATAGCTGAAATGCACCTGCGGTCTTTTAATACAAGCTGGGATAGCTATATTAACCCGGAAAGAAGTATCGGCACACTATCGCTCAATAAGGTAAACCGGTTTATTGCTGATTGCAACAAAGGAAGGCAATATCTTATTACAGATGACCCGTTAACTGTTTTAAATAAGTATGAGCTGATTAAAGGCACGCAGGTAACCAATGCCGGTTTTCTTATGTTTGCTCAAGGGGATGTATTTCAGGCTGCAATAGAATTGGGGCGTTTTTCCACACCTACCAGTATTAAGGACGGACTTACTATAAGGGCTGATTTATTTAGTGAAGTAGATAATGTATTGGATTTTATACGTAAGCACATAAACAAAAGTTATATTATCGCCGGCGATCCGCGCCGGGAAGAGCGCTGGCAATATCCCATGGATGCGCTGAGGGAAATTGTAATCAATATGATTGTTCACAGGGATTATATGGATCCGGGAGATTCTTCCGTAAAAATATATGATGATTTCATAGAGTTTTTTAACCCCGGCAGGTTGCCTGATAATATTACCGTGGAGCAGTTGTTAAGCGGAGATTATTCTTCATGGGCCCGCAACAAAAAAATTGCTGCTACTTTTAAAGAGGCGCAGCTTATGGAAAAGTACGGTTCAGGTATCAAAAAGATTAAAGATGGTTTTGTCAGCTACGGGTTAAAAACGCCTGTGTTTGAAAACTTTCAGCATGGCTTCAGGGTTATTGCCTATGCTACTCCGGGTGGTGGCGGGGTAAGTGGCGGAGTAAATGACCTATTGGATTTGATAGGGAAAACCCCGGGAAAAAAGTGCCATTTTTTGTAG